From a region of the Tiliqua scincoides isolate rTilSci1 chromosome 4, rTilSci1.hap2, whole genome shotgun sequence genome:
- the RAE1 gene encoding mRNA export factor RAE1 isoform X2, protein MSLFGSTSGFGTGGTSMFGSTTTDNHNPMKDIEVASPPDDSVGCLAFSPPTLPGNFLIAGSWANDVRCWEVQDNGQTIPKAQQMHTGPVLDVCWSDDGSKVFTASCDKTAKMWDLNSNQAIQIAQHEAPVKTIHWIKAPNYSCVMTGSWDKTLKFWDTRSPTPMMTLQLPERCYCADVVYPMAVVATAERGLIVYQLENQPSEFRRIESPLKHQHRCVAIFKDKVNKPTGFALGSIEGRVAIHYINPPNPAKDNFTFKCHRSNGTNTSAPQDIYAVNGIAFHPAHGTLATVGSDGRFSFWDKDARTKLKTSEQLDQPISACCFNHNGNIFAYASSYDWSKGHEFYNPQKKNYIFLRNAAEELKPRNKKY, encoded by the exons ATGAGTTTGTTCGGGTCAACGTCAGGGTTTGGAACAGGGGGCACCAGCATGTTTGGCAGCACAACAACAGATAATCACAATCCAATGAAG GATATTGAAGTTGCTTCTCCACCTGATGATAGCGTCGGTTGCCTGGCTTTCAGCCCACCAACACTGCCGGGTAATTTCCTTATTGCAGGATCATGGGCAAATGAT GTTCGCTGTTGGGAAGTCCAGGATAACGGACAGACAATTCCAAAAGCACAGCAGATGCATACAGGACCTGTCTTAGATGTTTGTTGGAGTGAT GACGGAAGTAAAGTGTTTACAGCCTCTTGTGATAAAACTGCCAAAATGTGGGACCTCAACAGTAACCAGGCAATTCAAATTGCACAG CATGAAGCTCCTGTTAAGACCATCCATTGGATTAAAGCACCAAATTATAGCTGTGTGATGACTGGGAGCTGGGATAAAACTTTGAAG ttttgggATACACGTTCACCAACTCCAATGATGACCCTACAGTTGCCTGAGAGATGTTACTGTGCTGATGTG GTATATCCCATGGCTGTTGTTGCTACTGCAGAGAGGGGATTGATAGTTTATCAGTTAGAAAATCAACCATCCGAATTTAGGCGAATAGAATCTCCACTTAAACATCAG CATCGCTGTGTGgctatttttaaagacaaagtgAATAAACCGACAGGATTTGCCCTTGGAAGCATAGAAGGAAGAGTAGCCATTCATTACATTAACCCACCAAATCC tgcCAAAGACAACTTCACTTTCAAATGTCACCGCTCCAATGGCACAAACACATCTGCACCTCAGGATATCTATGCT GTAAATGGAATTGCCTTTCATCCtgcccatggcacacttgcaactgTGGGATCTGATGGTAGATTCAGCTTTTGGGATAAAGACGCACGGACAAAGCTAAAAACATCAGAGCAACTGGACCAGCCAAtatctgcttgctgtttcaaccATAATGGCAACATATTTGCATATGCTTCCAGTTATGATTGGTCAAAG GGACACGAGTTCTATAATCCCCAAAAGAAAAACTATATCTTTCTGCGCAATGCTGCTGAAGAGTTAAAGCCCAGAAATAAGAAGTA TTAA
- the RAE1 gene encoding mRNA export factor RAE1 isoform X3, with the protein MSLFGSTSGFGTGGTSMFGSTTTDNHNPMKDIEVASPPDDSVGCLAFSPPTLPGNFLIAGSWANDVRCWEVQDNGQTIPKAQQMHTGPVLDVCWSDDGSKVFTASCDKTAKMWDLNSNQAIQIAQHEAPVKTIHWIKAPNYSCVMTGSWDKTLKFWDTRSPTPMMTLQLPERCYCADVVYPMAVVATAERGLIVYQLENQPSEFRRIESPLKHQHRCVAIFKDKVNKPTGFALGSIEGRVAIHYINPPNPAKDNFTFKCHRSNGTNTSAPQDIYAVNGIAFHPAHGTLATVGSDGRFSFWDKDARTKLKTSEQLDQPISACCFNHNGNIFAYASSYDWSKGHEFYNPQKKNYIFLRNAAEELKPRNKK; encoded by the exons ATGAGTTTGTTCGGGTCAACGTCAGGGTTTGGAACAGGGGGCACCAGCATGTTTGGCAGCACAACAACAGATAATCACAATCCAATGAAG GATATTGAAGTTGCTTCTCCACCTGATGATAGCGTCGGTTGCCTGGCTTTCAGCCCACCAACACTGCCGGGTAATTTCCTTATTGCAGGATCATGGGCAAATGAT GTTCGCTGTTGGGAAGTCCAGGATAACGGACAGACAATTCCAAAAGCACAGCAGATGCATACAGGACCTGTCTTAGATGTTTGTTGGAGTGAT GACGGAAGTAAAGTGTTTACAGCCTCTTGTGATAAAACTGCCAAAATGTGGGACCTCAACAGTAACCAGGCAATTCAAATTGCACAG CATGAAGCTCCTGTTAAGACCATCCATTGGATTAAAGCACCAAATTATAGCTGTGTGATGACTGGGAGCTGGGATAAAACTTTGAAG ttttgggATACACGTTCACCAACTCCAATGATGACCCTACAGTTGCCTGAGAGATGTTACTGTGCTGATGTG GTATATCCCATGGCTGTTGTTGCTACTGCAGAGAGGGGATTGATAGTTTATCAGTTAGAAAATCAACCATCCGAATTTAGGCGAATAGAATCTCCACTTAAACATCAG CATCGCTGTGTGgctatttttaaagacaaagtgAATAAACCGACAGGATTTGCCCTTGGAAGCATAGAAGGAAGAGTAGCCATTCATTACATTAACCCACCAAATCC tgcCAAAGACAACTTCACTTTCAAATGTCACCGCTCCAATGGCACAAACACATCTGCACCTCAGGATATCTATGCT GTAAATGGAATTGCCTTTCATCCtgcccatggcacacttgcaactgTGGGATCTGATGGTAGATTCAGCTTTTGGGATAAAGACGCACGGACAAAGCTAAAAACATCAGAGCAACTGGACCAGCCAAtatctgcttgctgtttcaaccATAATGGCAACATATTTGCATATGCTTCCAGTTATGATTGGTCAAAG GGACACGAGTTCTATAATCCCCAAAAGAAAAACTATATCTTTCTGCGCAATGCTGCTGAAGAGTTAAAGCCCAGAAATAAGAAGTAG
- the RAE1 gene encoding mRNA export factor RAE1 isoform X1, translated as MSLFGSTSGFGTGGTSMFGSTTTDNHNPMKDIEVASPPDDSVGCLAFSPPTLPGNFLIAGSWANDVRCWEVQDNGQTIPKAQQMHTGPVLDVCWSDDGSKVFTASCDKTAKMWDLNSNQAIQIAQHEAPVKTIHWIKAPNYSCVMTGSWDKTLKFWDTRSPTPMMTLQLPERCYCADVVYPMAVVATAERGLIVYQLENQPSEFRRIESPLKHQHRCVAIFKDKVNKPTGFALGSIEGRVAIHYINPPNPAKDNFTFKCHRSNGTNTSAPQDIYAVNGIAFHPAHGTLATVGSDGRFSFWDKDARTKLKTSEQLDQPISACCFNHNGNIFAYASSYDWSKGHEFYNPQKKNYIFLRNAAEELKPRNKKYFKLSFAKCQC; from the exons ATGAGTTTGTTCGGGTCAACGTCAGGGTTTGGAACAGGGGGCACCAGCATGTTTGGCAGCACAACAACAGATAATCACAATCCAATGAAG GATATTGAAGTTGCTTCTCCACCTGATGATAGCGTCGGTTGCCTGGCTTTCAGCCCACCAACACTGCCGGGTAATTTCCTTATTGCAGGATCATGGGCAAATGAT GTTCGCTGTTGGGAAGTCCAGGATAACGGACAGACAATTCCAAAAGCACAGCAGATGCATACAGGACCTGTCTTAGATGTTTGTTGGAGTGAT GACGGAAGTAAAGTGTTTACAGCCTCTTGTGATAAAACTGCCAAAATGTGGGACCTCAACAGTAACCAGGCAATTCAAATTGCACAG CATGAAGCTCCTGTTAAGACCATCCATTGGATTAAAGCACCAAATTATAGCTGTGTGATGACTGGGAGCTGGGATAAAACTTTGAAG ttttgggATACACGTTCACCAACTCCAATGATGACCCTACAGTTGCCTGAGAGATGTTACTGTGCTGATGTG GTATATCCCATGGCTGTTGTTGCTACTGCAGAGAGGGGATTGATAGTTTATCAGTTAGAAAATCAACCATCCGAATTTAGGCGAATAGAATCTCCACTTAAACATCAG CATCGCTGTGTGgctatttttaaagacaaagtgAATAAACCGACAGGATTTGCCCTTGGAAGCATAGAAGGAAGAGTAGCCATTCATTACATTAACCCACCAAATCC tgcCAAAGACAACTTCACTTTCAAATGTCACCGCTCCAATGGCACAAACACATCTGCACCTCAGGATATCTATGCT GTAAATGGAATTGCCTTTCATCCtgcccatggcacacttgcaactgTGGGATCTGATGGTAGATTCAGCTTTTGGGATAAAGACGCACGGACAAAGCTAAAAACATCAGAGCAACTGGACCAGCCAAtatctgcttgctgtttcaaccATAATGGCAACATATTTGCATATGCTTCCAGTTATGATTGGTCAAAG GGACACGAGTTCTATAATCCCCAAAAGAAAAACTATATCTTTCTGCGCAATGCTGCTGAAGAGTTAAAGCCCAGAAATAAGAAGTA